The Marinilongibacter aquaticus genome has a window encoding:
- a CDS encoding FadR/GntR family transcriptional regulator codes for MSELTATTLADRAEERIIHYIRENKLVPGDAMPNESQFSEMMGISRNVVREAISRLKMLGLVQSRTKRGMVVTEPPLLNGFKKVLDPNLLSIKTIKEMMGMRIALEIGIAGFLFANINADDIVELEQIVSRQEALGINNLSVEDEMRFHTKIYEVAGNDFILQMNKIMYPVFEFSKRNYESYFLPINKKLSQSGEIIQHADLLELIKNGDKEAYQKAIQKHLEPYWEFLYNY; via the coding sequence ATGTCCGAATTGACAGCCACTACTCTTGCCGACCGAGCCGAAGAAAGGATCATCCATTATATACGAGAAAACAAGTTGGTACCCGGCGACGCCATGCCCAATGAGAGTCAATTTTCTGAAATGATGGGCATCAGCAGAAATGTGGTACGCGAAGCCATCAGCAGGCTCAAAATGTTGGGTTTGGTGCAGAGTCGGACAAAAAGGGGAATGGTTGTGACGGAACCTCCTTTGCTGAATGGCTTTAAAAAAGTGCTGGATCCCAATTTGCTCAGCATCAAAACCATCAAAGAGATGATGGGCATGCGTATTGCTCTTGAAATTGGTATCGCCGGTTTCCTGTTTGCCAACATAAATGCGGACGATATTGTGGAATTGGAGCAAATCGTATCGCGACAAGAAGCCCTTGGCATAAACAACCTTTCTGTAGAAGATGAGATGCGTTTCCACACCAAAATTTATGAGGTTGCGGGAAATGATTTCATCCTCCAAATGAACAAAATCATGTATCCTGTTTTCGAATTCTCGAAGCGAAACTACGAGAGTTATTTTTTGCCGATCAACAAAAAACTGAGCCAGAGCGGAGAAATTATCCAACACGCCGATTTGCTCGAACTTATCAAAAATGGAGATAAGGAAGCGTATCAAAAGGCTATTCAAAAGCATTTGGAACCCTATTGGGAATTTTTATACAACTACTGA
- a CDS encoding sialidase family protein: MKTLRFILAMCVLALFSCKEEKNTNQAQALWTQGEGRYNNYRIPSILVASNGDLLAFCEGREAGDAGNIDLLLKRSTDQGRTWSAEEVVWDDEANTCGNPCPVLDEETGRIWLFMTWNLGEDHESEIIHKTSKMPRLPFSCYSDDNGKTWSTPLKMGEVCRDSTWGWYATGPGFGIQIKNGLFKGRLVIPANHSYDDPEGKIRNGPYGYGAHVLFSDDHGETWERSEAIVPGCNESQVTELADGTLLMNMRSYNNQFARAVSFSEDGGKTWTEIEHDYQLVESKCQASILNFGTYNGESMHLFLNPAVPLGRSHMSLKSSFDNCASWSNDKLIYAGPSAYSCLAQLQDGQVGVLFEAGKESAYEKIVFTSFVPDQLFTAGTLLNEDSFE; the protein is encoded by the coding sequence ATGAAAACCCTACGCTTTATTTTGGCCATGTGCGTACTGGCCCTTTTTTCTTGCAAAGAAGAAAAAAACACCAATCAAGCTCAAGCACTTTGGACTCAAGGTGAAGGCCGTTACAACAACTACCGCATTCCTTCTATTCTGGTTGCTTCAAATGGCGATTTATTGGCTTTTTGTGAAGGCCGGGAAGCAGGTGATGCGGGAAATATCGATTTGTTGCTCAAGCGTTCGACTGATCAGGGAAGAACGTGGAGTGCTGAAGAGGTGGTTTGGGATGATGAGGCAAATACTTGCGGAAATCCTTGCCCTGTGTTGGATGAGGAAACGGGAAGGATTTGGCTTTTTATGACATGGAATTTGGGCGAAGATCACGAGTCCGAAATCATCCACAAAACCTCTAAAATGCCCAGATTGCCTTTTTCCTGCTATTCGGATGACAACGGGAAAACATGGTCGACACCTTTGAAAATGGGAGAGGTTTGCAGAGATTCCACTTGGGGTTGGTACGCGACGGGTCCAGGTTTCGGCATCCAAATAAAAAATGGACTCTTCAAAGGGCGTTTGGTGATTCCGGCCAACCACAGCTACGACGACCCCGAAGGGAAAATCAGAAATGGGCCTTATGGATACGGTGCACATGTGTTGTTTTCCGACGATCACGGAGAAACTTGGGAAAGGAGCGAAGCGATTGTGCCCGGTTGCAATGAAAGCCAAGTGACAGAACTTGCGGATGGCACTTTGCTCATGAATATGCGTTCGTACAACAATCAATTTGCAAGAGCCGTGAGTTTCAGTGAAGACGGTGGGAAAACTTGGACTGAGATCGAACACGATTACCAATTGGTTGAATCGAAATGCCAGGCCAGTATTTTGAATTTTGGTACGTACAATGGAGAATCCATGCATTTGTTTTTGAACCCCGCTGTTCCTTTGGGAAGAAGCCACATGAGTCTGAAAAGTAGTTTTGACAATTGTGCGAGTTGGTCGAATGACAAACTGATCTACGCGGGGCCATCGGCGTATTCCTGTTTGGCTCAACTTCAAGATGGCCAAGTGGGTGTGCTCTTTGAGGCGGGAAAGGAATCGGCCTATGAGAAAATCGTATTCACCTCATTTGTTCCAGACCAACTCTTTACTGCGGGGACATTGTTGAACGAAGACAGTTTCGAATAA
- a CDS encoding dihydrodipicolinate synthase family protein, whose product MVSTNKKIKGLIAAPFTPMKSNGDINLIQVKAYADHLKANNVKGAFVCGTTGEGMLLTLDERKALAEEWVKEQTEDFKVIVHVGTTSARQSRMLAQHAQSSGACAVGTMGPIFLRPSAIEELVQFCAEIASGSPEIPFYYYHIPSVSGIGLSMLDFLERAQKVIPNLAGIKFTHNNFMEMQQCLQLDEGKWDILHGFDEVLLAGLSFGIEGAVGSTYNFMAPLYNRIIEDFENGDLISARQSQSLSVKVVEVLVKNNGAIVAGKALMNRLGIDCGRCRWPLKNLTFEESLKMEKELTDLGFDEWIRSAR is encoded by the coding sequence ATGGTATCGACAAACAAGAAAATTAAAGGGCTTATCGCCGCTCCGTTTACGCCCATGAAGAGCAATGGCGATATCAACCTGATTCAGGTGAAGGCCTATGCCGATCATTTAAAGGCGAACAATGTAAAGGGGGCATTTGTGTGTGGAACAACCGGTGAAGGTATGCTCTTGACCTTGGATGAGCGAAAGGCTTTGGCGGAAGAATGGGTGAAGGAACAAACGGAAGATTTTAAGGTGATTGTGCATGTGGGCACCACTTCTGCCCGGCAGTCGAGGATGCTCGCTCAACATGCCCAAAGCAGCGGAGCCTGTGCAGTGGGCACTATGGGACCTATATTTTTAAGGCCAAGTGCGATTGAAGAGCTTGTTCAGTTTTGTGCCGAGATTGCTTCTGGCTCGCCAGAAATCCCCTTTTATTATTATCATATCCCTTCGGTTTCGGGCATTGGGCTATCCATGCTAGATTTTTTGGAAAGAGCTCAAAAAGTGATCCCCAATTTGGCGGGGATAAAGTTTACGCACAACAATTTTATGGAAATGCAACAATGCCTTCAGCTTGACGAAGGCAAATGGGATATACTTCATGGTTTTGATGAGGTTTTGCTGGCGGGCTTATCCTTTGGGATTGAAGGAGCGGTCGGCAGCACTTACAATTTCATGGCTCCCCTTTATAATAGAATAATCGAAGATTTTGAAAACGGAGACTTGATTTCGGCACGTCAAAGCCAAAGTTTAAGCGTGAAAGTGGTAGAGGTGCTGGTCAAGAACAACGGAGCCATTGTGGCAGGAAAAGCCTTGATGAATCGCCTTGGAATTGACTGCGGAAGGTGCCGTTGGCCCCTCAAAAATTTAACTTTTGAAGAATCTCTAAAAATGGAAAAAGAATTGACGGATTTAGGCTTCGACGAGTGGATTCGGTCGGCTCGTTGA
- a CDS encoding sodium:solute symporter family transporter produces the protein MKHFFSILLFSVLTQVFGQDHYLNFSHLPALPPNTGYAEQPGLAGAYIGTDDGVLIVAGGANFPDKRPWDGGAKVYYNEVFLLKKGKAQDYVWERTETKIPLAAAYGGAVPTAKGLLCFGGATKDPVVSESWFIDYNPSSDKLEIRPGPPLPVALSNFAFSKLDGQVFVAGGTSDVGGFSKKIFLSLDVSSPDMANWKWKNLPTWEGAPRSFAVGASQSDGADNCFYLFSGRNVKENGEVDLLYDAHVYLPKRQEWSRISDGQDKAFPVMAGTAFPLGANTIAFASGANGELMQKQRELEQKIVRLQSQFDQGHGNERALYQAKQKLLEHLRKHPGFGHEVLGFNTITKKVFTLAALQSTGQVTTTAVQWGDRFVVPTGEIRPGVRTPEVLEISLKKDVKRFSELDIVVIVIYFLILSWMGYVFSKRQNDTDDYFKGGGRIPWWAAGLSIFGTALSAITFMAVPAKTFATDWSYFVFNMTIFLVAPLIVLLFIPFFRKLNVATAYAFLENRFSLGIRLIGSVSFIVYQIGRMGVVLFLPSIALNVVTGIDIFVCIALMGSVSMLYTLLGGIEAVIWTDVMQVLVLLGGAVLSLVLIGAKVDGGFAAIVETASVNHKFNLVDFTFSLKQPTVWVMLIGGVFANMCTYGTDQTMVQRYLTTKTENEANRSVWTNAFLVIPSTILFFFIGTALFAFYRSFPQELNPTLQNNDAIFPWFIVSELPQGVSGVLIAAIFAAAMSSLSSSMNSAATAYSTDIHFRFGWTKNRKPLKVARMATFIFGLSGTLSAFIMASMDIQSLWDVFQQVLGLLIGSLGGVFLLGMLTVRANTKGVLVGIGISILVQVLVAFYQPVHLLLYSATGVISCFITGFVASLFFQGKS, from the coding sequence ATGAAACACTTTTTCTCAATCCTACTTTTTTCGGTGCTTACGCAAGTTTTTGGGCAGGATCATTATTTGAACTTTTCCCACCTTCCTGCTCTTCCGCCCAATACGGGCTATGCTGAGCAGCCCGGTTTGGCAGGGGCCTATATCGGCACAGATGATGGGGTTTTGATCGTGGCCGGCGGAGCGAATTTCCCGGATAAAAGACCTTGGGATGGAGGGGCGAAGGTGTATTACAATGAAGTTTTTCTTTTGAAAAAAGGAAAGGCTCAGGACTATGTTTGGGAAAGGACGGAAACGAAAATCCCATTGGCCGCAGCCTACGGTGGAGCAGTGCCTACGGCCAAGGGCTTGTTGTGTTTCGGCGGGGCAACAAAGGATCCGGTGGTTTCAGAAAGCTGGTTTATCGATTACAATCCATCATCCGACAAGCTTGAAATTAGGCCAGGGCCTCCGCTGCCCGTAGCCTTGAGCAATTTTGCCTTCTCCAAACTTGATGGGCAGGTTTTTGTTGCGGGTGGAACTTCGGATGTCGGTGGATTTTCGAAAAAAATATTTCTTTCATTGGATGTGTCTTCACCCGATATGGCCAATTGGAAATGGAAAAACTTGCCTACATGGGAAGGGGCTCCGAGAAGTTTTGCCGTTGGGGCGAGTCAGAGCGATGGAGCCGACAATTGTTTTTATCTCTTTTCGGGCAGGAATGTGAAAGAGAATGGAGAGGTTGATCTTCTGTACGACGCCCATGTTTATCTGCCGAAGAGGCAAGAATGGTCGCGTATTTCCGATGGACAAGACAAGGCGTTTCCCGTCATGGCGGGCACGGCATTCCCTTTGGGAGCAAATACAATAGCCTTTGCATCGGGTGCGAATGGCGAATTGATGCAAAAACAAAGGGAGCTTGAACAAAAAATCGTTAGGCTCCAAAGCCAATTCGACCAGGGGCATGGAAATGAACGGGCATTGTATCAAGCCAAGCAAAAACTGCTGGAGCACCTGCGTAAACATCCCGGATTTGGCCATGAAGTTTTGGGTTTCAACACAATAACAAAGAAGGTTTTTACTCTTGCGGCCTTGCAATCCACTGGTCAGGTGACGACCACAGCAGTGCAATGGGGCGATCGATTTGTTGTGCCCACAGGAGAAATTCGGCCCGGTGTACGTACACCCGAAGTGCTGGAGATAAGCCTGAAAAAGGATGTCAAGCGGTTTAGCGAATTGGATATTGTCGTCATTGTTATTTATTTTCTGATACTCTCTTGGATGGGCTATGTGTTTTCGAAGCGACAAAATGATACGGACGATTATTTCAAAGGTGGGGGGAGAATCCCTTGGTGGGCGGCTGGCTTAAGCATCTTTGGTACGGCTCTCAGTGCCATTACTTTTATGGCTGTGCCTGCAAAAACCTTCGCTACCGATTGGTCTTACTTTGTGTTCAACATGACCATCTTTCTTGTGGCTCCGTTAATTGTTCTACTTTTCATTCCTTTTTTCCGCAAGCTGAACGTGGCCACAGCCTATGCTTTTCTGGAAAACCGTTTCAGTTTAGGCATTCGCTTAATTGGCAGCGTTTCTTTCATTGTTTATCAAATTGGGAGAATGGGCGTGGTGCTTTTTTTGCCGTCAATTGCTTTAAATGTGGTTACGGGAATCGATATTTTCGTTTGCATTGCACTCATGGGTTCCGTGTCGATGCTGTACACTTTGTTGGGCGGGATCGAGGCCGTGATCTGGACAGACGTGATGCAGGTGCTCGTTTTGCTTGGCGGGGCCGTTTTGTCACTCGTGCTCATTGGAGCAAAGGTCGATGGCGGCTTTGCCGCGATAGTGGAAACAGCCAGTGTCAATCACAAATTCAATCTTGTCGATTTTACATTTTCTTTGAAACAGCCCACCGTGTGGGTGATGCTTATTGGAGGCGTATTTGCGAACATGTGTACATACGGCACGGATCAAACGATGGTGCAAAGGTACCTGACTACGAAAACCGAAAATGAAGCCAATAGAAGCGTTTGGACCAATGCCTTCTTGGTTATTCCATCAACCATTTTGTTCTTCTTTATCGGTACAGCACTTTTTGCTTTTTATCGGAGTTTCCCTCAAGAACTGAACCCCACTTTGCAGAATAATGATGCCATTTTTCCTTGGTTTATTGTTTCGGAGCTTCCCCAAGGCGTATCGGGTGTATTGATTGCAGCCATTTTTGCGGCGGCCATGAGCAGCTTGAGTAGCAGCATGAATTCGGCGGCCACGGCTTATTCTACGGATATCCATTTTCGTTTTGGCTGGACCAAAAACCGCAAGCCCCTGAAAGTGGCCCGTATGGCTACTTTTATATTTGGCTTGTCGGGTACCTTGTCTGCATTCATAATGGCTTCAATGGATATTCAGTCTCTTTGGGATGTTTTTCAACAAGTTTTGGGCTTGTTAATCGGCAGTTTGGGCGGAGTTTTCCTTTTGGGTATGCTCACCGTTCGGGCCAATACCAAAGGCGTTTTGGTAGGCATTGGCATAAGTATTCTGGTGCAGGTGCTCGTGGCCTTTTATCAACCCGTGCATTTACTTCTTTATTCGGCTACGGGTGTCATATCTTGCTTCATCACCGGTTTTGTGGCAAGCTTATTTTTTCAAGGTAAAAGTTAA
- a CDS encoding RNA polymerase sigma factor, translating into MLCQIAFGDREAFARLFHLYRNKIYNVAFRLTHSSFLAEEIVQEVFLKIWRDRAKLTKVQHFENYLFIIARNQVYTNLKQISRKQKLEDELSLEFSFCEDATVDKMTSEESTQIINQAVTQLSEQQRKVYLMSKEQGLSRNEIAKSLRISPETVKTHLERALKSIRAYSLSKI; encoded by the coding sequence ATGCTTTGTCAAATCGCCTTCGGCGACAGGGAGGCTTTTGCTCGCTTGTTCCATCTTTACCGCAACAAAATTTACAATGTAGCCTTCAGATTGACGCACTCTTCTTTTTTGGCCGAAGAAATAGTGCAAGAGGTTTTCCTTAAAATTTGGCGAGACCGAGCCAAACTGACAAAAGTGCAGCACTTTGAGAATTATCTCTTCATTATTGCACGCAACCAAGTGTACACCAACCTGAAACAAATAAGCAGGAAACAAAAATTAGAAGACGAACTGTCGTTGGAATTTTCCTTTTGTGAAGACGCTACCGTCGACAAAATGACATCTGAAGAATCGACCCAAATCATCAATCAAGCGGTCACACAACTCTCTGAACAGCAGCGTAAAGTGTATTTGATGAGCAAAGAGCAGGGCCTTAGCCGAAATGAAATTGCCAAGTCTTTGCGAATTTCGCCAGAAACCGTAAAAACCCATTTGGAAAGAGCCCTCAAAAGCATTCGGGCCTACAGCCTTTCCAAAATTTAA
- a CDS encoding TonB-dependent receptor — translation MKLTLFLLLFFTLQVTANTSNAQQISLHKKDVSILDILKSVREQTGYLYVCDLEMIQKADKISIHVKNASIRETLDACFQNQALTYSIVDKTIIVKKRANYLPNKSSSRRTKENEKYLPLSKTQHLSTHEIRENVVVKPVSLPVVKGTVTDETGEALVGVNVVQKGTSKGTITDANGSYSLEILNTSAPLVFSFVGYQPQEVEIGSRTIIDIVLKMDNKALEEVVVVGYGIQKRSDLTGAVSSVKAEEIKNLPVRSVNEALQGRAAGVQVTRSNGSPGASSDIVIRGAGSIGGMPPLYIVDGIRMSAGNNFNLQDIESIEILKDASAAAIYGAQAAGGVVLITTKRGSSTTEKMSVNFNAYYGVRKPTHLYSMLNASDYYEGKTAFGMPTSGWGDLSSLPNTNWIDELYTHGIEDSYSLSLSGSSAKTNYYLSANYQKEGGTIIDNWFKRYGIRSNADYKLNPKLKVGETLYGWITETNPTVTSTFPFRSAPLVGVLDPSNPYGGWAKTGSFFGGPNLVAQEMQNHMSNQTYALEGNIYADWQIIPDLSFRTTLGASIYNAKNVRFTEATDYGIVANHIASLSREINNQRNLTANFVLTYSKKIRTHDFKVMAGYEAYKSDLSSLQASAKGFPYVTYNLGLTTNPSSYVASGAELPQTRLLSQFARLNYTFSNKYLVTATVRRDGSDRFGPTNKWGVFPSASVGWKLSEEAFIRDNLAAISNLKIRASYGKLGSTSNIPQYTYQSSYGGSGGTNSMGLTDGSRLKGYALTAQLANENIKWESVLQTDIGLELGLLNNALNFTLDWYSRQTQGMIYQVPVAMSAGFGRTSVYTNIGHMSNKGLEFAADYRGRKGDFTYSLGLNASFNRNLVKQLDGVNNNPISDGEAGIGLDGNAGRTEVGYPMSQFYGYQVEGIFQSSQEVNELNAKAQQAAGDENIYYQNAGTDAGDLKFKDINNDGRITTADRTFIGNPWPKMSYGITLNLGWRAFELTALLQGLQGVDIYNGNKYYTEYFYGDYNSTKDIFNSSFFNGNGLTNQPRIGTNDADGNFIRDPNSNYGRISSYFVEDGSFLKLRNVQLGYNVPVKLLEKIKIEGAKIYVQGQNLLTLTKYSGLDPEVLGRNGTTARGIDTIFSYPRTMLMSMGLNLSF, via the coding sequence ATGAAACTCACCTTGTTTCTATTGCTTTTTTTCACTCTGCAAGTGACTGCAAACACCAGCAATGCACAGCAGATTTCTTTGCATAAAAAGGATGTCTCGATACTCGACATCCTTAAATCGGTGCGTGAACAAACAGGATACCTCTATGTCTGTGATCTGGAAATGATACAAAAAGCCGACAAAATAAGCATACATGTAAAAAATGCTTCTATTCGCGAAACCCTGGATGCTTGCTTTCAGAACCAAGCCCTTACATACAGCATTGTCGACAAGACCATTATTGTAAAAAAGAGGGCCAACTATTTGCCCAATAAATCCAGTTCTAGGCGAACAAAAGAAAATGAGAAATACCTTCCACTTTCTAAAACTCAACACCTAAGCACACATGAAATACGGGAGAATGTGGTCGTCAAACCGGTCAGTCTTCCCGTGGTGAAAGGCACAGTAACCGACGAAACTGGCGAAGCCTTGGTTGGAGTAAATGTGGTGCAAAAGGGCACTTCGAAAGGTACAATCACCGATGCAAACGGCAGCTATTCTCTCGAAATCCTGAACACCTCCGCACCTCTGGTATTTTCTTTTGTCGGTTATCAGCCGCAGGAGGTGGAGATCGGTTCACGCACGATCATAGACATTGTCCTGAAAATGGACAACAAAGCCTTAGAAGAAGTGGTTGTGGTCGGCTACGGTATTCAAAAGCGATCTGATTTGACCGGTGCGGTGTCTTCTGTAAAAGCCGAGGAAATCAAGAATCTTCCTGTTCGCAGTGTGAATGAAGCTTTGCAAGGTAGAGCCGCCGGTGTTCAGGTCACCCGAAGCAACGGCTCTCCGGGTGCAAGCTCAGACATTGTGATTCGCGGAGCTGGTTCCATTGGCGGCATGCCCCCGCTATACATTGTGGATGGAATCCGCATGTCTGCCGGAAACAACTTCAATTTACAAGATATCGAGTCCATTGAAATCCTAAAAGATGCAAGTGCAGCCGCCATTTATGGAGCACAAGCTGCGGGCGGGGTGGTTCTTATCACCACGAAAAGAGGCTCGAGTACCACGGAAAAAATGAGCGTCAATTTCAATGCCTATTACGGTGTGCGAAAACCCACACATTTGTATTCTATGCTCAATGCCAGTGATTATTATGAAGGCAAAACCGCTTTTGGCATGCCCACATCGGGTTGGGGAGATTTATCTTCTCTGCCAAACACCAATTGGATAGACGAACTTTATACCCATGGAATAGAAGACAGCTACTCTTTGTCGCTGTCGGGCTCATCGGCCAAAACCAATTACTACCTCTCGGCCAACTATCAGAAAGAGGGCGGTACGATTATAGACAACTGGTTTAAACGCTACGGGATCCGCTCCAACGCAGACTACAAATTGAATCCCAAACTGAAGGTGGGCGAAACGCTCTATGGCTGGATAACGGAAACGAATCCAACCGTGACGTCCACCTTCCCTTTTCGCTCTGCACCGCTGGTGGGCGTATTGGACCCGTCCAATCCATACGGAGGTTGGGCAAAAACGGGAAGTTTCTTTGGCGGCCCCAATCTTGTGGCCCAAGAAATGCAAAACCACATGTCGAATCAAACCTATGCTCTTGAAGGGAATATTTACGCCGATTGGCAAATCATACCCGATTTGAGTTTTCGTACCACTTTGGGAGCTTCCATTTACAATGCTAAAAACGTAAGGTTTACAGAAGCCACAGACTATGGAATTGTGGCCAATCACATCGCCTCTTTAAGCCGAGAGATCAACAACCAAAGAAACCTTACGGCAAACTTCGTGCTCACATATTCTAAAAAAATACGCACGCACGATTTCAAGGTGATGGCTGGATATGAAGCCTACAAATCCGATCTAAGTTCATTGCAAGCCAGTGCAAAAGGGTTTCCGTACGTGACATACAACCTTGGATTGACCACTAACCCCAGCAGCTACGTAGCCAGTGGAGCTGAGCTGCCCCAAACCCGCCTTCTCTCGCAATTTGCACGACTGAACTATACGTTTTCCAATAAATATCTTGTGACCGCGACCGTTCGTCGAGACGGATCAGACAGATTTGGCCCTACAAATAAATGGGGGGTATTTCCTTCTGCATCCGTGGGTTGGAAACTCTCGGAAGAAGCCTTCATTCGCGACAACCTAGCGGCCATTTCCAATTTGAAAATCAGAGCCAGCTATGGAAAACTCGGCAGTACCAGCAATATTCCTCAATACACTTACCAGTCTTCGTATGGCGGCAGCGGCGGAACCAACTCCATGGGCCTTACCGATGGTTCTCGTTTGAAAGGATATGCATTGACCGCTCAATTGGCCAATGAAAACATCAAATGGGAATCTGTTCTTCAAACCGACATTGGTCTTGAACTCGGACTTTTGAACAATGCCCTAAATTTCACGCTCGATTGGTACAGTCGCCAAACACAAGGCATGATCTATCAAGTGCCCGTGGCCATGTCTGCTGGATTTGGGAGAACATCCGTATACACCAATATCGGCCACATGAGCAACAAGGGGCTGGAATTTGCCGCCGACTATCGTGGACGAAAAGGCGATTTCACCTACAGCCTTGGACTTAACGCCTCGTTCAACAGAAACCTTGTCAAACAGTTGGATGGCGTGAACAACAACCCAATCAGCGATGGCGAAGCAGGGATTGGTTTGGACGGCAATGCAGGAAGAACTGAAGTTGGTTATCCCATGAGCCAATTCTACGGTTATCAAGTAGAAGGCATTTTCCAGAGTAGCCAAGAAGTCAATGAACTGAACGCCAAAGCCCAACAAGCCGCGGGAGATGAAAATATATATTATCAAAATGCAGGAACCGACGCAGGGGATCTTAAGTTCAAAGACATCAACAACGATGGACGCATCACCACCGCCGACCGTACATTTATTGGCAATCCATGGCCGAAAATGTCATACGGCATCACTCTAAATCTGGGTTGGAGAGCCTTTGAATTGACCGCACTTCTGCAAGGGCTTCAGGGCGTAGACATATACAATGGAAACAAGTACTACACTGAATATTTCTATGGCGACTACAACTCGACAAAGGACATTTTCAACTCTTCCTTTTTCAATGGAAACGGACTTACCAATCAACCAAGAATTGGGACAAACGACGCCGACGGAAACTTCATCCGCGACCCGAATTCCAATTATGGCCGCATTTCGAGTTATTTTGTCGAAGACGGTTCGTTCCTGAAACTCCGAAACGTACAGCTTGGCTATAATGTGCCCGTTAAACTCTTGGAAAAAATCAAAATTGAAGGAGCCAAAATTTACGTGCAAGGCCAAAACCTGTTGACCCTTACGAAATATTCGGGTTTAGACCCTGAAGTGCTGGGACGAAACGGTACCACCGCTCGAGGAATTGACACCATCTTTTCCTATCCCCGCACCATGCTGATGTCCATGGGACTAAACCTGAGTTTCTAA
- a CDS encoding FecR family protein, whose amino-acid sequence MNNLRLTYLFQRYYENNITEEESREWMDFLSNDEYKEQIRQLIDSKFLDSGQEIYTLPDQKANDMLDHILDSTKYSVEEEEYSDEESVHTWFNLRWAKTLLAASVSLVFLYGAYNWLSKKQESVAGQPEMISAYGGDAKPGKNRAILTLEDGKTVDLSQVGSGYIAGDSAVMVDKSKGEIKYSGENSRQNPSRAKYNTLTTPRGGQYKIVLPDGTQAWLNAGSQIKYPTCFRKGQRVVEIKGEVYFEVAHNPNKPFSVRIHKPDKKVTEINVLGTHFNVSSYDEDHRLKTTLLEGSVKIKNGNKEMVLKPGQQAEIPFRTNSDISINEVDTKAVIAWKEGRFEFNGCLEDIMRQITRWYDMDVKYEGDVGSKSFAGAVSRKENVSEVLKMLELTGGVQFTIEGHVIHVKSAVQ is encoded by the coding sequence ATGAACAATTTGAGACTTACGTATTTATTTCAGCGTTATTATGAAAATAATATCACTGAGGAAGAAAGCAGGGAGTGGATGGACTTTCTCTCGAATGACGAGTACAAAGAACAGATACGCCAACTGATCGACAGTAAATTTCTTGACTCTGGGCAAGAAATCTACACCCTGCCCGACCAAAAGGCCAATGATATGCTGGATCATATTTTGGACAGCACAAAATACAGTGTGGAAGAAGAAGAATACTCAGATGAAGAAAGCGTTCACACGTGGTTCAATTTGCGATGGGCAAAAACCCTGCTTGCAGCCAGCGTAAGCCTTGTTTTTCTTTACGGAGCCTACAATTGGCTTTCGAAAAAACAAGAGTCTGTTGCGGGTCAGCCAGAAATGATCAGTGCGTACGGAGGCGATGCCAAGCCCGGCAAAAACAGGGCCATTCTTACCTTAGAAGACGGAAAAACCGTCGATTTGTCTCAGGTGGGCTCAGGATATATTGCGGGCGACAGTGCGGTTATGGTTGACAAATCGAAAGGAGAAATAAAATACAGCGGAGAAAACAGCCGACAAAACCCGTCACGAGCCAAATACAATACTTTAACGACACCTCGAGGCGGCCAATACAAGATCGTTTTGCCCGACGGCACCCAAGCATGGCTAAATGCCGGATCGCAAATAAAGTACCCCACTTGTTTCAGAAAAGGACAAAGGGTGGTGGAAATCAAAGGGGAAGTTTATTTCGAGGTGGCCCATAATCCGAATAAACCTTTTTCTGTTCGTATACACAAACCCGACAAAAAGGTGACCGAAATCAACGTATTGGGCACGCATTTCAATGTATCCTCATACGATGAAGACCACCGTCTTAAAACCACTTTGTTGGAAGGATCTGTCAAAATCAAAAACGGGAACAAAGAAATGGTTCTTAAGCCCGGGCAGCAGGCCGAAATCCCTTTCAGGACAAACAGCGACATTTCGATAAACGAAGTAGACACAAAAGCCGTAATCGCCTGGAAAGAAGGCCGTTTCGAGTTCAACGGCTGCCTCGAAGACATTATGCGGCAGATTACCCGTTGGTACGATATGGACGTAAAATACGAAGGAGATGTCGGCTCAAAATCGTTTGCGGGAGCCGTTTCGAGAAAGGAAAACGTATCCGAAGTATTGAAGATGCTCGAACTCACCGGCGGCGTTCAATTCACTATCGAAGGGCATGTCATTCACGTAAAAAGTGCAGTACAATGA